A stretch of Campylobacter gracilis DNA encodes these proteins:
- a CDS encoding helix-turn-helix transcriptional regulator, whose translation MKKSEVKPKYLRAAQIASIYGIGLSTVWYFAKQGFLRPIKFSKNITFFNPAEVEAFFMRKAAQDEAAV comes from the coding sequence ATGAAAAAAAGCGAAGTTAAACCTAAGTATCTAAGAGCGGCGCAGATTGCTAGTATCTACGGCATAGGCTTAAGCACGGTGTGGTATTTTGCTAAACAAGGCTTTCTAAGACCGATAAAATTTAGCAAAAATATCACTTTTTTCAACCCCGCTGAGGTGGAGGCGTTTTTTATGAGAAAGGCGGCACAAGATGAAGCCGCTGTTTAA
- a CDS encoding integrase arm-type DNA-binding domain-containing protein, with product MARIVKPLSDKQIKEAKPKAKDYKLTDGDGLGLIVSKTGRKRWVFAFISPDTGKLNNTGLGNYPVLSLAEAREKRTELKKLVMRGIDPITEKKRARAQRISEHNRSFEKVFNEWLEFEAKSILPQTLKTKRGRIENHVMPILKDRGIKSITHGEIADILKET from the coding sequence ATGGCTAGGATAGTAAAACCGCTTAGCGATAAGCAAATCAAAGAGGCAAAGCCGAAAGCCAAAGACTACAAGCTCACGGACGGCGACGGCTTAGGGCTGATAGTAAGCAAGACCGGGCGCAAGCGCTGGGTATTTGCTTTTATTAGCCCCGATACTGGCAAGCTGAATAACACGGGGCTAGGCAACTACCCCGTTTTATCGCTAGCCGAAGCGCGAGAGAAGCGAACCGAGCTTAAAAAGCTAGTGATGAGAGGTATCGACCCTATCACAGAAAAGAAGCGCGCTAGAGCTCAAAGGATAAGCGAGCATAACCGCAGTTTTGAAAAGGTCTTTAACGAGTGGCTAGAGTTTGAGGCTAAAAGCATACTGCCCCAAACGCTAAAGACCAAACGCGGGCGTATTGAAAATCACGTAATGCCGATACTAAAAGATAGAGGTATAAAGAGCATTACTCACGGCGAGATAGCGGACATCCTTAAAGAAACGTAA
- a CDS encoding helix-turn-helix transcriptional regulator, which yields MELLTPKQVGEILNLSRSTLSKMRSDKYKGRFNIVLPFIKIGRAVRYEREAVNQAIKELKASK from the coding sequence ATGGAGCTATTAACGCCAAAGCAGGTAGGCGAAATATTAAATTTATCCAGAAGCACGCTTTCTAAAATGAGAAGCGACAAATACAAAGGGCGCTTTAATATCGTTTTGCCCTTTATCAAGATAGGGCGCGCGGTAAGATACGAGCGCGAGGCGGTTAATCAAGCCATAAAAGAGTTAAAGGCGAGCAAATGA
- a CDS encoding tyrosine-type recombinase/integrase translates to MANIDAKSLIPKTKVEHYAKLTERQDLKAFFNAIYDYPHFETIKNAMKLCLHLPLRAAPLSRLKWDYVDFDRRLLTIPRAEQKIKRSEIGDFKLPLSDEVMRILQDQAKLSRAYEYVFINSHFTDHIHKDTATNAIKGFDFRDRQTGRVVTLHSLRGIFMTQAFNNMQKHGVSKEAIKKALDHLHGDKVDLSYSEKADFLDELKILLDWWSSYILEIKDN, encoded by the coding sequence ATGGCGAATATCGACGCCAAAAGCCTAATCCCCAAAACCAAAGTCGAGCATTACGCTAAGCTAACCGAGCGCCAGGACTTAAAGGCATTTTTTAACGCCATTTATGATTATCCTCATTTTGAGACGATAAAAAACGCGATGAAGCTATGCCTACACCTGCCGCTAAGAGCCGCGCCGCTGTCGCGCCTAAAATGGGATTACGTAGATTTCGATAGGAGGCTTTTAACCATTCCGCGCGCCGAACAGAAAATCAAGCGCAGCGAGATAGGCGATTTCAAATTGCCGCTTAGCGATGAGGTTATGCGCATATTGCAAGATCAGGCGAAATTGAGCAGAGCATACGAATACGTCTTTATTAATTCTCACTTTACCGACCATATCCACAAAGACACCGCCACGAACGCGATTAAGGGCTTTGACTTTAGAGATAGGCAGACGGGGCGCGTCGTAACCCTGCATAGCCTGCGGGGCATATTTATGACGCAAGCATTTAACAATATGCAAAAGCACGGAGTAAGCAAAGAGGCTATCAAAAAGGCACTAGACCACCTACACGGCGACAAAGTAGATTTAAGCTATTCCGAAAAAGCCGATTTTTTGGACGAGCTTAAAATTTTGCTTGATTGGTGGAGCAGTTACATTCTCGAAATAAAAGACAACTAG
- a CDS encoding type II toxin-antitoxin system RelE/ParE family toxin, which translates to MRVKFHSRFFDELDAIKDFIAKDSPNRADSFVDEVFRKCLDLKNMPLAHRLSQKVKKDNARDLILKGYVIPYLIESETIYVLGIYGANEWQE; encoded by the coding sequence ATGCGCGTAAAATTTCATAGTCGCTTTTTTGATGAGCTTGACGCGATAAAAGACTTCATCGCTAAAGACAGCCCAAACAGAGCGGATAGTTTCGTCGATGAGGTTTTTCGAAAGTGCCTAGATTTAAAAAATATGCCCTTAGCGCATAGGCTTAGCCAAAAGGTTAAGAAAGACAACGCTAGGGATTTAATTTTAAAAGGCTACGTTATCCCGTATCTAATAGAGAGCGAGACGATTTATGTCTTAGGTATTTACGGCGCGAATGAGTGGCAAGAGTGA
- a CDS encoding ComEA family DNA-binding protein, translating to MKNLFKSALFLSLPAFMLAAVNLNTASKEELMALPGIGEAKAQAIIDYRKDNKFKDIEDIKNIKGIGDKRFELIKDDLAVSGTTDISDLKSVKQKASKKAKDTAKSAKAKANTKSEKMQEKMDDSMDKAMNEDGKVKNSTAKLKDEAKEEGSSKASGRKVKKSKKEQ from the coding sequence ATGAAAAACCTATTTAAATCCGCATTATTTCTATCGCTTCCTGCATTTATGCTAGCAGCCGTAAATTTAAACACCGCAAGCAAAGAGGAGCTTATGGCGCTTCCCGGTATCGGAGAGGCAAAAGCTCAGGCTATTATAGATTACCGCAAGGATAATAAATTTAAAGATATCGAGGATATCAAAAACATTAAAGGCATAGGCGATAAGAGATTTGAGCTTATTAAAGATGATCTTGCCGTAAGCGGCACTACTGATATAAGTGATCTAAAATCCGTAAAGCAAAAAGCAAGTAAAAAAGCTAAAGATACCGCCAAATCTGCTAAAGCTAAAGCAAATACCAAATCGGAAAAGATGCAAGAGAAAATGGATGATAGCATGGATAAAGCTATGAATGAGGATGGTAAAGTAAAAAACTCTACGGCTAAGTTGAAAGACGAAGCTAAAGAAGAGGGATCGTCTAAGGCTTCTGGTAGGAAGGTCAAAAAATCTAAGAAAGAACAATAA
- a CDS encoding YcjF family protein: MEQNNSKAAQEGTAINLDIQELASKGKEIAGEISRDINQRLNVLIVGKTGVGKSTLINAIFGANVVKTGSGEPVSKEINEIKISDKFYIYDSKGLEMKDFEQTYADIENFLKENEQKSAQEQINFVWYCICESGRRVEEGDIKLFELIKSSGYPIAAVITKAQQDKDENGEKFSDIVKERLGADTVFRVRALAIRDDEGYVKKIMGLEELVEATYAGLPEGIRRAFAREQRVSKKIKFEAASGIVTKYSAMAAAIAVTPIPFSDIALLIPTQIAMITHITSIYGFNLDGKQIAELTVSFAAVAAGGFVARAAVGNFLKLIPAVGSVFGGAVSAAVASSTTKLMGNAYLAYLNDNFELIFKGDFDLIRNLTSGAIKEYFENTKTKE; encoded by the coding sequence ATGGAGCAAAATAATAGCAAGGCAGCTCAAGAAGGCACTGCTATAAATTTAGATATACAAGAGTTGGCAAGTAAAGGCAAGGAGATCGCAGGAGAGATTTCACGCGATATAAATCAAAGACTTAACGTGCTAATAGTCGGTAAGACGGGTGTCGGCAAGAGCACGCTTATAAATGCAATTTTCGGCGCTAACGTCGTAAAAACGGGCTCGGGCGAACCCGTAAGCAAAGAGATAAACGAAATAAAGATAAGCGATAAATTTTACATCTATGACTCAAAAGGCTTGGAGATGAAGGATTTTGAGCAGACTTATGCCGATATTGAGAATTTTTTAAAGGAAAATGAGCAAAAAAGCGCGCAAGAGCAGATAAATTTCGTATGGTATTGCATTTGCGAATCCGGTAGAAGAGTGGAAGAGGGCGATATTAAACTTTTTGAGCTTATTAAATCTTCTGGTTATCCCATTGCAGCAGTGATTACTAAGGCCCAACAGGACAAAGACGAAAACGGCGAAAAATTTTCCGACATCGTAAAAGAGCGCCTAGGAGCGGATACCGTTTTTCGCGTGAGGGCTTTGGCGATACGGGATGACGAGGGCTACGTAAAAAAGATTATGGGGCTGGAAGAGCTCGTAGAGGCTACTTATGCGGGGCTGCCCGAAGGGATACGAAGGGCGTTTGCGAGAGAGCAAAGGGTAAGCAAAAAGATAAAATTTGAAGCGGCATCGGGCATCGTGACTAAATATTCGGCTATGGCCGCTGCGATAGCCGTCACTCCGATTCCGTTTTCAGATATTGCGCTTCTGATACCCACGCAAATAGCGATGATAACGCACATTACAAGTATTTACGGCTTTAATCTAGACGGCAAACAGATAGCCGAGCTTACGGTGTCATTTGCCGCTGTAGCGGCAGGCGGTTTTGTAGCTAGGGCCGCAGTCGGTAATTTTTTAAAATTAATCCCTGCTGTTGGAAGTGTATTCGGCGGAGCCGTCAGTGCAGCGGTTGCGAGTAGCACGACTAAGTTAATGGGGAATGCCTATTTGGCGTATCTTAACGATAATTTTGAGCTTATCTTCAAAGGCGATTTTGATCTTATCCGGAATTTAACGAGCGGCGCAATTAAAGAATATTTCGAAAATACCAAAACTAAAGAATGA
- a CDS encoding helix-turn-helix domain-containing protein, with product MDKKAFNELLKRANLSKKEFAELVGVLPSSVNNWGGSQNVPYWVESWLINYIKAGNFEKIKELTKDI from the coding sequence ATGGATAAAAAAGCTTTTAATGAGTTACTTAAACGTGCCAATCTATCTAAAAAAGAGTTTGCCGAATTGGTTGGCGTTTTACCGAGTTCTGTTAATAATTGGGGTGGTTCTCAAAATGTGCCGTATTGGGTTGAAAGCTGGCTTATTAACTACATCAAAGCAGGCAATTTTGAAAAAATCAAAGAGCTAACTAAAGACATCTAA